The following proteins are co-located in the Salinigranum halophilum genome:
- a CDS encoding MFS transporter codes for MTRPSVSPFFALYVSRFAGGFGFITLATLLPKYIDALDPSAVTVLGLTLSAGVVIGLFTTGFTLSSGLAVVPVAWWGDRGDKRHVLLAGLVLGVGVYAAYPFVESSLAFILLRTVQGVVFVALSLMSLGLVGQLATTGTRANYIGKANAAAFAASIVGSLSAGLLYDQFGFGPVFTVVTAVFVVTTALVWWLLPPDDTVVEGFPFSDLALNGRILTIATFRTQYAVAVTLVRTWVPIFAGVSAATGGLAYGALAVSLTVVAEKFTNMLSQPTMGRLSDRYGRASFVAIGGALYGLVALLVPFSPAVGAALGLPATLPLLGPLSPAFLPLVALSGSLGVADSLREPASMALFADEGTDSGGVASSFGVRDLLWRPGSIAAPLLGGWLMTEIGMSWVFYVGGAFALTGVAAFVGTLVALHGPGALSEW; via the coding sequence GTGACACGCCCCTCCGTCTCGCCGTTCTTCGCGCTCTACGTCTCCCGATTCGCCGGCGGCTTCGGGTTCATCACGCTCGCGACCCTCCTCCCGAAGTACATCGACGCGCTCGACCCCTCGGCCGTGACCGTGTTGGGGCTGACCCTCTCGGCGGGCGTCGTCATCGGACTCTTCACGACGGGGTTCACGCTCTCGTCTGGCCTGGCCGTCGTTCCCGTCGCCTGGTGGGGTGACCGCGGCGACAAGCGGCACGTCCTGCTCGCCGGACTCGTCCTCGGTGTCGGTGTCTACGCCGCGTACCCGTTCGTCGAGTCGAGCCTCGCGTTCATCCTCCTCCGAACCGTCCAGGGAGTCGTCTTCGTCGCCCTCTCGCTCATGTCGCTCGGACTCGTCGGACAACTCGCGACCACGGGTACCAGGGCCAACTACATCGGGAAGGCCAACGCCGCCGCGTTCGCCGCCTCCATCGTCGGCAGCCTGAGCGCGGGCCTGCTCTACGACCAGTTCGGCTTCGGCCCCGTGTTCACCGTCGTCACCGCCGTCTTCGTCGTCACGACGGCGCTCGTCTGGTGGCTGCTCCCGCCTGACGACACCGTCGTCGAGGGCTTTCCCTTCTCGGACCTCGCGCTCAACGGGCGTATCCTCACTATCGCGACCTTCCGCACGCAGTACGCCGTCGCCGTCACGTTGGTCCGGACGTGGGTGCCCATCTTCGCTGGCGTCTCCGCCGCGACCGGTGGCCTCGCGTACGGCGCGCTCGCGGTGAGCCTCACCGTCGTCGCCGAGAAGTTCACCAACATGCTCTCACAGCCGACGATGGGTCGACTCTCGGACCGATACGGCCGCGCGTCGTTCGTCGCCATCGGCGGGGCGCTCTACGGACTCGTCGCCCTCCTCGTCCCCTTCTCACCGGCGGTGGGAGCGGCGCTCGGCCTCCCCGCGACGCTTCCACTCCTCGGGCCGCTCTCTCCGGCGTTCCTCCCGCTCGTCGCCCTCAGCGGGTCGCTGGGCGTGGCCGACAGCCTCCGCGAACCCGCGAGCATGGCGCTGTTCGCCGACGAAGGGACCGACTCGGGCGGTGTCGCCTCCAGTTTCGGCGTCCGCGACCTGCTCTGGCGGCCGGGGAGCATCGCCGCACCACTCCTGGGGGGGTGGCTCATGACCGAAATCGGTATGTCGTGGGTGTTCTACGTCGGCGGCGCGTTCGCCCTGACCGGCGTTGCGGCCTTCGTCGGGACGCTCGTGGCGCTCCACGGCCCCGGGG